agatattgaaataaaaactttatttcaggattaaaaagtattcgatagcattgaaaattttaaatactggttgaatccttttatatcctaaaaagataacgaaataaaaaaatgatttcaggattaaaaagtattcggtagcataagaaattttaaatactggtgaaatcctttcaaatccttctactcctttcgattattttagtattaaaaagtatttaatataattaatcgtgaattttgaaaaaggatttacagtatttagcaggatttgaaagtattaaaattttaatcctttttaatcctgtcaaatacatttttttaatcagggtatatttataaaaagtcctgtatttgtccttaaaaacaattgaacacagactaaatattatagaaaataaagtctgttttcgtccttaaaaacaagtgaacacagaccaataattataataaaaaagtctgtttttagtctaaacgcgatttaaaacagactaaatatcatacgaaaataagtctgatattagcctggataaggaatagtatgggcaaaaacagattaaattcttatatacaataaatacgatttataaacttgaattaaaggaaaaatatttgaatttatcatttattttaaaacagatctaattttttgacccgggatactaaaatttaaagtgcATATCTCGAATAGTTTTTTCGAGTTACAGCCGTCTGAAGAGCAACCGCTTATCGGTTCTCGGAAATACATTTATCAAAATGACTGCAATTATAACTCGAAGACAAATTATCCGATCAATTTGATTCACATTGCAGcttcttttatatatgtttctaTGTACCATGAACCTCCAGTTTTccgatcgaattaaaaatgtaattttggcaggccaaaaattatcaaattttttgcggaaaatttgaatttttttttaaaacagccatttttgttaaatttcgatttttttcttagcccgaAGGTCATGGTACGAGATATAccttttaatttcataaattttggtttttttgatttcatccACTGTGAAGGTCGCTATCACtgcacgaaaaattttatcctgTATTCATTATATATCCACACATATATccttaaaacattaaaacattCCGTGCAGTATagttttcttcaaaaaaattatcttttttgCAGGTGGTCACACTAGTGTTGCCCCTTAAAACGTCGACATATGATTCAATTTCGATTTTCAAGAATcggggtaaaaacaataacttcccgaattcttcgaaaatcgtcgatttccttagcgggaagttaaaaaagaatgCCAATGATAGATTTCAGTTATTAtgtaacagggtaaaatagaTTTCCATGACTATTTATCAATATCAAAAATTGGATTTGTCCACGGTCGATAACGGGTCCTAATTATAACCCGGTTTAGTAAATTAAGTGATTCGACATGTCACCGGGTGTCACTAATCAGTGAGACCCGAACATCCGTCCTTCTCTTTGGCTAATTAAGTTAGTAGGGATAAGTTTTCCGGGGGTAAATCAAAGAGACCCGAATCGAAGAGTTATAAGGGAGTGAAGTACCAAAAATCGAGAGAGTCAGTCGGACGACCGAAGGTGATGAACGCCTAAGTGAAGACAAGAGTTAGTGAATGACTGAAGGGATCAGACATATTTTAATACAAGGTAATTATCCAAGTCTACGTCCGCTTCACGTGGAACGAGGCgatacattttataaattaacatcTTTATTACCAGGCTCTCCAGAGGCCATTCGCTTAAGTAATTATATAACATTCTAATACGTACTGATCATTGACAGATTTCAATCAATCgtaacttaataattatatccATTGGCGTAAAGAGGCAATAAATTAAGGAACGagaacccgatgaaaaaagattttatacaattgtaaaaaattatatacgattatatataattatatacaattctatataattgcaatatatagaattgtatataattatatagaagtgtatacaatttgtatagaattgtatacaatttctatacaaattgtatacaattggatcgggccattttttctatccaattatatatagtctataaataattatatatagtccatatataattgatatataactctatacaattatataaaatcttttttcatcgggaagtTATTGAGGCAACGGAAAAACCTGGAAAATTTGGATATACCAACATCAGCGACTGAACCGCATCCGACGGCAGAACAACCGCTGAATCCATCAAGTGTTGCTGAAATTATATTTggaggtaaattataattaattaaggcctctgattaaatcattaatctggctaattaattataatatattacttaatatctttccgttgATCTCGCGTAAAGAAACGGATAGTtcaggctctccagccgttcAATCTCGTGTTCTCGAAAGTTCCATCGCGTCTCGTTTTGTCGCCATTAAGTGTTCGAAACTCTGTAGTATTTATTCAAGGCTCTACAgccagaataaaataaagttgtcGCATAAATAATCcggtaattaaaactattaaattataaatatattccaggctctccagccgttataaattaatttattactgcaTCTTAAGGTTAATGCAGGCTGGAATTTATTCCGTCAGCCGCATTAATTCTATAATTCagaaatttaatcgatttacTCAATTAACGTCAATAAAAATCGGGATCCGCGTGACGCCAATTCACCGGCCTGAAAATTCTAGTCAACCCGAAATCAAATTCTAGTCATTACGtgattactaaattaattttaagttaattaaaatatctaaaaattaaataaaagatgcTAGAGTTtgggtaaattaaattttgagtaaagttgataacggattattttgaaagtgaaataaatttaattgtgaaaaattatcagtgaaaaattgaagaattgaaaattataaatgaataatatttgtggcaaattaattataaaattttaatcagagaaattaatgagtggaaatttataagtggcaaaaataaattaatttataaattatactaaacaaaaataaattaattgattgaaaggacagtaaattataggatgagaaaatttatattgagtattgaaaattatgaagTATTGAGAAAAATTGAGTGAGAAAGTTACTGAACAAAGTAGAGTTGATTAAGTGAATTTAATGTTATGGGAAATCTGTGATTCAGTCCGGtggacaattaaataataattatacatccAGGGGATGagattttaaagtaaattttagttatacaTCGAAGGGatgatattataataattttagttaatgTCCAGgggacaatttattaattggtattgaggtttaacgtccaggggacggttttttaacgtgggagtgtgtgtgtgtggaaaCGTCCGGGAGAcgtattagtttgtcataagattccgtccaggggacgaggtataatttagtttgtcataagattccgtccaggggacgaggaaaaatttagtttgtcataaggaaaACCGTCCAAGGGACGAGattattagtttgtcataaggaaaaccgtccaggggacgagataattagtttgtcataaggaaattagtttgtcataagaaattagtttgtcataaggtaattaattgttataaaagggttaaataaataataagcaaggtgcttaaaattattaaaattaaaagtaaagttttaaataaagtttatttcagcctgttcactattcctctcctctctgacaaaatataaaatttacatacGACCCTGagtttctaaataaaatacaattaacatccggttctggaaggccgagtccatatttcagtggcgccctaatattcgtctataatacttaggtgcgaccagacttggcaagctaatcactctgtcataattaaaaataaaagttaatagaAAAACGACATgtgattaaatgattaaaacatccaaaattgaaaataattatagtttactatctaaaaattaaagttattactttacttttcataatgtgtacaataattttatacaaaaaattatactacatttatatgtaaaaatttataataaatataaatcgtATGCTATTTATCACTCACGACTTTAGCGTTAAGCCAAGACGACTCTATTACAGACAGATTACGAATATAACATTTTCCCGTTGCTACAACTTCTGTGAACAAAACTAGAGGGGGTTTTGATGTATAAAGAGTTGATGAAGGATGTATAGTAACTGGTTGTCTCGTAGCCagctgaaaatattttaaaaaattttttgaattagtgtttagataaatatttatataaagacAACGATACTAATCATTAATAAGATAATTACAGTGACATAAGTATTATCTCTTTGTAATTCTGCTACATTTTCATTAAGACCATCTAAGAGAGCTTTTCTCAACAGTTCAGTATTAGATCCACAACTTGACTTTTCTAAATTTGCTCTTTCTGTCAGTCGAGATAATTGTGCTCTTATTTCAGTAGCATATTCTAAATTTCGATGATGTAAGTAATTATCTTGACaccaaacttttttctttacttcaTTGGTGTAAGTTTTGTAAACATTCAACATTGTTATATGATCACCCTCAGGAGAAGCAaacctgaaaattttttttatttagttatgaataattttataaataaaaagtttttctaaGGTAGTTGTCCTGCTACgatattgtcaaaaaattatgaaccATATGCGCGGTAAGAATAGGTTAGCTGGTATTAAAATTGATACATTGTTTTTCTCTGATACTGTATCCGTGAGAAGTTTATCTACACACTACTTATATATACGTAATACGTATCAcgtatacactgtaaaaaatcaccggggtaagtccaagcggtgtaggtgttaaaatcggcaGCAACACCGGAGATtcttttttaacaccggtacagaatatttacaccggcggcggcgttagtTTCACACCGATATTattccgtttttacaccggttaccccacttttacaccgattttactccgcttttacaccggttaccccgatttaacaccggcatttttaacaccggtgaattactcctcctacaccggtgtaattttattttaacaccgggcggagttaaaatgaatCGATTTTTGACACCggtctttttacagtgtacacaaatgctgttaaaaattttcttaaattataatttgataaCATCGCATATACTTTACGTTGATGTATAGTTTACTGagtatctttttaaatttaccgctcaAATAATACTGTCTATACTCGCGTACAGCATTGTCAGATTGATTCTGTCCAATTCACcgagatatatataaattttcatttattgttgAACTTTGTGTTGCTATATCTCAACAATGAGATggtgaatacttttttttttaaattcaggaCAAACCCTATCAAAAAGATCTATGTAGGATCGCATGAGAACTCATAGGAATCTATATGGAaaagtatggatttatgtaagaatctatagtaattaatataggtgtgtatggatttatataagaatcgATATAGGAAACCATGGGTATCTGGATTCTCATATGGGAAATCCACATAGAATACTGTGGGTACCTGGATTCTCATATATGAACCACATAGGAAACTGTATGTGCCTGGATTCCCATACAGGAACTTGGATATATAGATTTCTTTGTGGGGAATTCACATAGGAATCTGGGTTTCTTTATAAGTAATTTCTTTAGAATCTGGGGTATCTGAATTTCTATGTCCACCGTCTATTGATACGAGTATATGAATTTATGCTAGATTCCTATAGGGGATCTATGGGAATATATCCGAAAACGCCATGTAGGAACCCGCATAGGAAACTAGGCTGGATTCCCctgtggatttttttaatagggaatttattaattttctgttagtttttcaaaagtttctgactgttagtttttttattagaatcaTGAATGCGACTTAAAACGCATACTCCTCATTGCTCGCAAGTACACGATTTGAgctttgattataaatatctcGAATTAGAGAGGGTCACTTGCcttcaaattttaatggtAATTGTATCGTAATACTCTTAATAAGTATACaaaactttataattttctgaCACTATGCTCATCACCCGACAACTACCTTAATATGAAACTAATTACTTTAAACGAGCAGCTAAAGCCTGATCACGCTTTGCTGGAGGTTCTGTAAATACAGATTCACCAGAAAGAAGAGCGACTACAGTAAGTGCTTCATCAAGACATTGATGTTCTACTGATGCAAGAAGCACTTTAGTAAAACGCGGATCTAATGGAAAAAGAGACATTGTTCTTCCAAGTGTTGTTAAATGTGGGGGATAACCTATTAAAGCCATGATTTGATTATTAGATTATTATAGTAGTAGTATTAATGTGTTAATctgatttgaattattcaatttatctaCAACCTTTAACAGCTCCAAGTCTTTCTAAACAAGATATAGCGACATCAATTGCCTCTTTTGGCGGTTTATCCATGAAATCGAACGTTGTAATATCAATCCCAATCGCCAATAGTTGTAAAGCAATCCCAACTAATGAACATCTCTGAATTTCCGGTATAGGCATTTCTCGCATTTGTGCAAATTCTTCTTTTGTATAAGTTCGATAACACTTTCCAGCACATTCACGCCCTGCTCGTCCTGTACGCTGCCATGCTTGTGCTTTAGAAACTTTTTCTACTTTAAGTATATCTAATCCTGTTGTTGGGTGATGTGTCCTAATTTTTACCATACCCGTATCAATAATATATCGAATACCTTAAAagtataagaaatatatttatttattttatactcaatattaataaatattttaattaacctGATATGGTGACTGAAGTTTCAGCGACGTTTGTcgataaaactaattttcGCGTTCCGGTTACTGAACTCTTGAATGCTTCTAATTGTTGATAAGTCGGAAGTGCCGAATAAAGTGGAAATACTTTGAGGTTGGGGTATCCTTTACCATTTAATTCTTTTGCAACTTGTCTTGCTGCAACTGCAGCTGCTTCTATTTCTTCTTGAccagttaaaaatattagaatgtcttcactaaaaaaaaaaaaaaaataatattagtgATAATAACAAGTTAtcataatatttgaaaaaaattaatcttcaactaatataatttaatcgtaatagtaaattattaattaatactttgcTGGTGATTCACGATGAATCTGGAAAGCTGTAACCAATGCCGAAAATGCATACTCATCTTGAGATTTAATTGCATGAAACATTTTTACGGGGTACTGACGGCCTTCAAGATAAATTACTGGAgctttataatatttttcaaatttatcaacGTCCATCGTTGCAGACATAATTATAAGTTTCAAAGGAGGTAAGTCTTTATGTTTTCGAATATTCTGTGCTCGTCTGGCGACCCCAAGAAGTACATCCGTTGAAACTGATCTTTCATGTACTTCATCAAGAATGATAACTGAGTAATCTGATAGATCTTCATCAGTCATTGCTTCTCGGACCATCATACcatcagttaaaaatttaattctggtTTGTGAACTAGTTACATCTTCAAAGCGTACACAGTAGCCAACAAGCTTGCCTATTTCAACAGCTTGCTCTTGAGCAACTCGATGTGCTACACTAACTGCCGCTACTCTACGTGGCTGAGTAATTCCAATACATCCAGATGTACCAACAACATCACTATGCAATATAAGTTGAGGTATCTGCGTTGTCTTTCCACTTCCTGTTTCCCCGATGATAATCACAGTATTATATCTGCGTATTTCTTCCAACAATCtttggaaagaaaaaaaaattaagtttttattacaTGAAACATCTAAACTTTCCATAAggaaaatgatatttaaaaattcacgttaaattttgatttgaaaaatattaaataaacaagacacaataataaaactcaatatcagaaacaaaaaaaaacacagaGAAGATGATAAAACATAGAGTGATGTAAAGTGTTATCGATTTATTACATCCCGAAAAAATGAATCCCGAGAAAACTTTATTTGTTGGtattatatgtatgtatatgacATAGTATACGATACGAagcttaaataaaatactgaattaaaaaattcggatattaatatttccaaaaaaaaaaaaaaaaaaaaaaaaaaaagtgatgaaTGACCTTAACTCATTAAAACTTATGAGTAAAACAaagttgattaaaattttggatATCACTGATGGATTTTAAAGAGAAActcgattaaaaatatatttaacactgttaagaaaaataatttattataatttgattatttaatcatgtaaatttgtaattttacagtaaaatgaatatttttttaaggtgagtcagtgcacggaaaaaagaaaacagGAAAAATTAGAACTGATTCCATTTTGAGGCAAATTGGGCAAGTAGTTTATGagttatatgaaaaaaacctcagaaaaataattttcttttttattttttgtataactcgtaaactactagaccgatcgacttcaaaaccTACTCAAATCTGAGTCGTGATTAGCAACTTCGATTGGCACCAAGCACGTCTAAATCGactgattcgttccaaaaatatCGGATGACAAAAATTAGTTTACCCATACACACGTGCGCGCACGTGGACGTCCATCtgataaaaactcgattttcgaaaatcggaccaaaaccaataacttcccttttttgaaaattttcaattttcataacgaaaagtgaaaaatacaaaaaaagttagaaaTACCAAAATTGCACACCttttggttttttaacttcccgctaaaaaaatcgacgattttcgaaaaattcggtaAGTTAtagttttcaccccgatttgcgaaaatcgaattttcatcagatgtcgacgttttgaggtcctaggaagctattctgactattttcagaatgatgtcagAGTGTATGTagtaattaatcgattttgatgtttaaggcggcaatccaaagagcttgttggccaacaacttttctgaaaatttcagatcatttgatcgagtaaactcgaaaatattggcgaattacgaaaataaaatgtttgtttagttttttattgatttctcagaagcGACTAatacgatcgacttcaaaatctaatcagctctagaacttaataaaacgcgtcgattgccgcctcaaccataaaaatcggttaattcgttcgcgagatatcgtgcaCGGAAAAATTGAAGCCCGACTGGTTCGTGTGCAGCACACGACTGAGTCATgtgcaagaaaaaataaaggCAAGCACACGACTGGTTCTGGTGCGCACCCAAACCAGTCGTGTCTAGCACCGTACTCAGTCTGGTGTAGCACCCGAATTGCAGCACCGTAATCAGTCGTGTGCAGAACAATACTGATTCGTGTGTGCACATGAACCAGTCGTGTCTAGCACCGTACTCAGTCTGGTGCTGCTGTTGTTGCCATTCGGGTGGCGCACCAGACTGAGTACGGTGCTAGACACGACTGGTTCGGGTGCAACACCGTACTCAGTGTGGTGCTGCTCATGACTCATTCTGGTGCCATACCGTAACCACTCGTGTTCTACACTCGAACAGTTACTGTTCGAAATTATAGTAATCTACACAGTTACATGATTGACAGTATGATTTTTGCAATTTTCCCCAGCAAAATTTAACACTGCCTTTTAGTAGCGTTCACGATTATATAAAAGAGGTTTTTATGATAGGaattagatgaaaaaaattgacttaaaCTAACTAATTGTAATTTAGATTGTTtgtcattgaaatttattcataaaatacataagattatacaattattatattatttctttactataaaaataaaaatttatacccaaCGTTTTGGTATGAAATAATAACCATTACCGATTTGAATAATACGTGTCACCGAACAAAATTCAAGATCTTCCATCGTTAAACAACGCCCAAATGGCGCACTATCAACAGCACTCTCATGGAGTCTAAATGCTTGATAGTGTTCATCGTAATAACAATagtcagttattttttttgtaataacatacaatttattactatcaagttctattattttgaacatcaataataattcTGGACCAACATCATCCGGTATCATTAACACAACATTTGTTTTTATCGTACGATTTTTGTAAGtaagataattaatttcattaagagtATTCTATGGATTGATGGGCAGAAGTGATGCGTACATAAAGAATCCGGGTATATCACGAGCGATTGTAAGAGTTGATTGACCTTTGTCGTAACGAGAATCATTTGAAGAACTCTTGCATCGCAACCGATAACTAAACTGCAGCTgatgtttaatatatttgaaatattaaaagtattttgaaatattgattttctgcgtttaaaatttgttgactTTCTTTCACCAAACTCAGTTATAACAGAAACCGTTCGAGTGTAGCACACGAGTGGTTACGGTGTTGCTCCAGAATTAGTCGTGAGCAGCACCAGACTGAGTACGGTGTTGCACCCGAACCAGTCGTGTGCTTGCCCTTATTTTTTCTTGCACACGAACCAGTCGGGTTTcaatttttccgtgtgggagaaagaaatgctaaaaaatggtttttttgaaaacaatggcatacaaaagtattttcgagctcgaagagcttgaaaatgtattcacaataatgttgtcgggctcaaggagctcgaaaacagcgggaagttttggggctggcccgcagggtcaactgatagaccgatttttagtagatttcataaaaatctaactattgtatttgtcctcatgatggaattttcgaaaaattttgctacctctaaactcagctcgacgagctgagtcaggaaataca
The Microplitis mediator isolate UGA2020A chromosome 6, iyMicMedi2.1, whole genome shotgun sequence genome window above contains:
- the LOC130670158 gene encoding ATP-dependent RNA helicase DHX33 isoform X2, whose amino-acid sequence is MGVHDNADSKYSVINGANFSKFIPKKPTIVNFGETSSNKVLENETNQKDKIINDKTNINIQQQRKSLPVYKLRERLLEEIRRYNTVIIIGETGSGKTTQIPQLILHSDVVGTSGCIGITQPRRVAAVSVAHRVAQEQAVEIGKLVGYCVRFEDVTSSQTRIKFLTDGMMVREAMTDEDLSDYSVIILDEVHERSVSTDVLLGVARRAQNIRKHKDLPPLKLIIMSATMDVDKFEKYYKAPVIYLEGRQYPVKMFHAIKSQDEYAFSALVTAFQIHRESPANEDILIFLTGQEEIEAAAVAARQVAKELNGKGYPNLKVFPLYSALPTYQQLEAFKSSVTGTRKLVLSTNVAETSVTISGIRYIIDTGMVKIRTHHPTTGLDILKVEKVSKAQAWQRTGRAGRECAGKCYRTYTKEEFAQMREMPIPEIQRCSLVGIALQLLAIGIDITTFDFMDKPPKEAIDVAISCLERLGAVKGYPPHLTTLGRTMSLFPLDPRFTKVLLASVEHQCLDEALTVVALLSGESVFTEPPAKRDQALAARLKFASPEGDHITMLNVYKTYTNEVKKKVWCQDNYLHHRNLEYATEIRAQLSRLTERANLEKSSCGSNTELLRKALLDGLNENVAELQRDNTYVTLATRQPVTIHPSSTLYTSKPPLVLFTEVVATGKCYIRNLSVIESSWLNAKVSD
- the LOC130670158 gene encoding ATP-dependent RNA helicase DHX33 isoform X1, which encodes MGVHDNADSKYSVINGANFSKFIPKKPTIVNFGETSSNKVLENETNQKDKIINDKTNINIQQQRKSLPVYKLRERLLEEIRRYNTVIIIGETGSGKTTQIPQLILHSDVVGTSGCIGITQPRRVAAVSVAHRVAQEQAVEIGKLVGYCVRFEDVTSSQTRIKFLTDGMMVREAMTDEDLSDYSVIILDEVHERSVSTDVLLGVARRAQNIRKHKDLPPLKLIIMSATMDVDKFEKYYKAPVIYLEGRQYPVKMFHAIKSQDEYAFSALVTAFQIHRESPANEDILIFLTGQEEIEAAAVAARQVAKELNGKGYPNLKVFPLYSALPTYQQLEAFKSSVTGTRKLVLSTNVAETSVTISGIRYIIDTGMVKIRTHHPTTGLDILKVEKVSKAQAWQRTGRAGRECAGKCYRTYTKEEFAQMREMPIPEIQRCSLVGIALQLLAIGIDITTFDFMDKPPKEAIDVAISCLERLGAVKGYPPHLTTLGRTMSLFPLDPRFTKVLLASVEHQCLDEALTVVALLSGESVFTEPPAKRDQALAARLKFASPEGDHITMLNVYKTYTNEVKKKVWCQDNYLHHRNLEYATEIRAQLSRLTERANLEKSSCGSNTELLRKALLDGLNENVAELQRDNTYVTLATRQPVTIHPSSTLYTSKPPLVLFTEVVATGKCYIRNLSVIESSWLNAKVVSDK